The DNA region CAAGAAATTAATCGCCTGGACCATCGTCGCATGGGGCGGCTTCGCGCTGCTGACCGGCTTCGTCCAGACCCCAACCCAGTTGCTGATTATCCGCTTTATCCTTGGCGTCGCTGAGGGTGCGGTCTATCCTGCCATCCTGGCACTGATTGGTCACTGGTTCCCTAATGAAGAACGCGCAAGAGCGATTGCCTATTTCCAGATGAACCTTGCCGTGGCGTCGATCATTACCGGGCCACTTTCCGGTTGGCTGATCGAAACCTACGGCTGGCGTGAAATGTTCGTCATCGAGGGGTTACTCTCACTCGGCCTGCTGTTCGTCTGGCTGCCTTTGGTCTCCGATCATCCTCATCAGGCCAAGTGGCTGGATCCTAAAGAGCGCGCCTGGATCGAACAGAAATTGCAGGCCGATCGCGCGCTGACGATCGGGGGTGAAACCAGCAGTATCCGCAATGTTCTGCGCAGCATTAACTTATGGAAGCTGATTGGCATCTATTTCTTCGTGCAGGTCGGTTTCTACGGCTTTGCCCTCTGGATGCCAAACCTGATTAAACACCTGACCGGCAGCGGAATGACGATCGTCGGCTTACTGACTGCGGCACCGTACGTTTTGTGTATCGTCGGTCAGTATTACATTGCCAAATGGTGCGACAAAACCATGAACCGTCGTCTCTACACGGCAATTCCACTGCTGGGTTTTGCCGCCTGCCTCGCCCTCTCCCTGCTGCTTAAAGATAACGTCTGGCTGGCGTACGGCATGATGGTCATCTGCGGCTTCTTCCTGCAAGCCTATGCGGGACCGTTCTGGACATTGCCGCCATTACTCTTCGCCCCCAACGTGCTGGGTGGCGTACGCGGCACCATCAACGCATTAGGCAACATCGGCGGCTTTATTGGTCCTTATCTGGTGGGCCTGTTAACCGTCACGTTCTCCCAAACGGCGGGGATGACCGTGCTGGTGGCCGCACTCCTCATCGCTGTCGCACTGCTGTTCAGTTTACCTTCGGTTACTGCCCGTCCTGCAGGCAGTAGCAACCCTCATCATGCATCGGCGCCTGAGACGTCGCTCAAACAAGAAGGAATCGCCAAATGAGTCAGAAATGCCAACACGCCCGTGACCTGTGGTCACAACTGGACGCCCTGCGTCTGGGGATGAATTACACCAAAGAAGATGTCAATAAGCTGCAGGTTCTGGTGGATGACTGCTATGGCGAAAGTCATCCCGGTAGCTTTCATCTTAATCATCTGGGCGATGAAGCCGTCTTAGGCATTCACGAAAGCGGCGGTCGTGCCGTTCGTCATCACGTGACTGATATTTGTGATGGCTGGGGCCAGGGTCATGACGGGATGAACTATATTTTAGCCTCCCGCGAGGCTATCGCGAACATGGTCGAAATCCATGCCTCCGTTGTGCCTTATGATGCCGGTATCTTGATCTCCAGCTGTGATAAATCGATCCCGGCGCATTTGATCGCCGCGGCGCGCCTGAACCTACCGATGCTGCATATCCCCGGTGGCTCAATGCGTCCGGCGCCGAATATGAGCACATCCGATCTCGGTGGCATTACCGCCAAACTCAAGAAAGGCGAGATTGGCATTCAGCAGGTGGAAGCCATGCAGCAGTGCGGTTGCCCAACGGCAGGCGCTTGCCAGTTCATGGGCACCGCCAGCACGATGCAGTGCATGTCTGAAGCGCTGGGCCTTGCTTTACCGGGAAGCGCGTTACTGCCCTCTACGCTGGCGGAAATTCGTCGCATCGCGCGGAGCGCCGGTCATCAGGCGTTATACCTGGCAGAGAAAAACATCACGACGCATAAGATTCTCACCCCTGCCGCCTTTGAAAACGCCATTAAGGTCCATGCCGCCATCGGCGGCAGCACCAACGCCATGATCCATCTCCCGGCAATCGCCCATGAACTGGGTTGGGAGCTGAAACCTGAACTGTTTGACCAGATAAACAATGAGATCCCTTACCTCACCAATATTCAACCCAGCGGCCAGTACGTCACAGAAATGATGTGGTTCGCCGGTGGCGTGCCGATGGTGCAATGGTATCTTCGCGATTATCTGGATCTGGATGTCTTGACGGTGACAGGCCGCACGCTGGGCGAAAACCTGGAGATGCTCCATCAGTCCGGCTTCTTTACCCGCAACCACGGCTATCTGAGTAATTATCGGGTCAGCCCGGAAGAGGTGATCCGTAAACCGGAAAACGCGACCAAGAAAGGGTCGATTGCCGTGTTAAAAGGCAATATCGCGCCGGAAGGCGCGGTTATCAAATACGCCGCCTGCGCACCAGATATGCACCACCATACCGGCCCTGCACGCGTCTTCAATTCGGAAGAGGATGCCCAGCAAGCCATTATTCATAACCACATCGAACCGGGTGATGTCATTTTTATTCGTTATGAAGGGGCGAAAGGTTCGGGAGCACCGGAAATGCTCATGACCACAGACGCGATTGTTTACGATAAACACCTTGATGGCAAAGTCGCCCTGATTACCGATGGTCGTTTCTCCGGCGCGACCAGCGGCCCCTGCGTCGGCCATGTTTCTCCGGAAGCCGCCGATGGCGGTCCCATTGCACTTGTCGAAGACGGCGACCTCATCGAAATGGACGTCAAAGGACGCAAGCTCAACATTGTTGGCATTAACGGGGAATACAAAACGGAAGAAGAAATTCAGCACTGTCTTGAACGTCGTCGGGAAAACTGGACGAAACCGGATTATTCAAACCGACGCGGCGTCTTTAAGCAATTTACGACCAACGCAACCTCATTAATGGCGGGAGCCTGGATTAAATAACGTCCCTGGTGGGCGGCATGACTGCCAGCCCACCTGCTTTTAAGGATAAACTCATTATGCAAACTGAAAAATTCAACGGTGTCTTTCCGCCTGTTCCCACAATTGTTAATGCCCAGGGAGAGTTAGATAAAAAAGGGATGGCGACGTTACTCGACCACCTTATTGCAAACCAGGTGAACGGCGTATTATTGCTCGGCAGCGGCGGCGAGTTCTGCCACATGACAAAAGAGCAGCGCCTGGAAGCCGCCGAGTTTTGTGTTCAACATATCAATCATCGAATTCCCGTGCTGTTAGGGATCAGCAGTACCTGCACGCAAGACGTTATTGATTACGGTCTGCATGCCGACCGTCTGGAAGTGGATGCCGTCCTGGTCCTCAATCCTTATTATGCCAGGCTGACCGATGATTATATTTATCATCATTTCAAAACCGTCGCGGAAAGCATCAAAACGCCGGTGATTCTCTATAATTTTCCGGCGCTCACCGGCCAGGATCTCAGTATCGATTTAATTACCCGACTGGCGCATGACATCCCCAATATCATTGGCATAAAAGATACGGTGGATAACATTAGTCATATTCGCGAAATCATCAATACCGTACGACCGGTTCGCCCTGACTTTGTTATTTTCTCTGGTTACGATGAATATATGCTGGACACGTTGATCATGGGGGGAAATGGCGGGATCCCTGCGACGGCTAACTTTGCTCCACAGTTAACCTGTGGAATTTATCGCGCCTGGTGCGAAAAAGAGTATGAGACCCTGTTTCACCTGCAACGCAGGCTCTCTGCGTTATCCACCATTTACAGTCTGGATACCCCTTTCTTTGGGATTATCAAAAAAGCCATCCAGCTCAGCGGCATTGATATCCCGGTAGAGGTCATGCCTCCGGTGCAACCGGCAAATGAGGCGCACATCGCCAGCCTGAAAAAGGTTTTACAGCGCGCCGGGTTGTAAGCCAAATCAGCGGGCTTCACGCCCGCCTTTTCTTTCCTTATCCCGGCGAAAAGACTAGCGCAGCATTAACGACAGACGACGACTGGCATCCATCATCTGTGCGGCAAGCGCTTCTCGTTTTTCATCCGGGATCTGGAACGCCACACCGGATACGCTCAATGCCGCCACCACTTTCCCTTCGGCATTAAATACCGGCACGGCGATGCAACGCACGCCCAAAGAATCTTCTTCGTTATCATAGCCCCAGCCACGCTGGCGGATCCCGGCTAATTCCTGCTTCAGGATATTCACATCCGTAATCGTCGTCTCGGTAAAGCGCGTCAGAACCTGATCGGGTGGCAGCAACTCATCCAGGTCTTCAGAATTAAGCCAGGCAATCAGCACTTTCCCCAAACCGGAACTGTGCAACGAAAGGCGCTTACCTTCCCAACTGCGTATCACAATCGCCTGTGGGCTTTCCAGCTTGAGAAGATAAATGGGGGAATCACCTTCAAGCACGCCAAGATGGCAGGTTAAACCTGTCGCATCACGAATTTCTTTCAGGACCGGCAACGCTATTTTTTTAATATCGTACTGTTCTGCGGCTTTATTCCCTAATTCGTAGAGACGTAACCCCAGGTAATATTTGTCTTTTTCCTGACGCAATAAGCCATGCGCAACCATGCCCGTCAGTAAAGAGGAGGTACTACTTTTTGCGATCCCTGAATTCTGATGGATCTGCGTGAACGTCGCGCCATCGCATTCCATCAGATAGGCGAAGACGCGCATAATTTTGTCGAGGGCGGGAATCGATGTTGTGATTTTTTTCATAAATTTATCAACTAATTATAATTAATTCCTCGGACACTATACACCAGCAGACGGTGATTATTCCATATCAACGCACAATAACTGAGCACAAAAAAGGAGCCCGTAGGCTCCTTTGGTTAACAGGACAACTTACAGCCGCACCGGGTCAATATGCCAGATATGTTTGGCGTACTCCTGAATGGTACGGTCAGAGGAGAAGTAACCCATGTTGGCGATATTGAGCATCGCTTTGGCAGTCCACTCTTCCGGGCGGCCGTACAACTCGTCCACCTTGTCCTGACAATCAACATAGCTGCGATAGTCCGCCAGCACCTGATAGTGGTCGCCAAAGTTGATCAGCGAATCTACCAAATCACGATAACGCCCTGGCTCATCCGGACTGAACATGCCGCTGCCGATTTGCGTCAGCACCTGATGCAGTTCCTCATCTTTTTCGTAATACTCACGCGGTTTATAGCCCTGCCTGCGCAGTTCTTCGACCTCTTCTGCCGTGTTACCAAAGATAAAGATGTTCTCTTCGCCAACGTGTTCCAGCATCTCAACGTTCGCCCCGTCCAGCGTACCGATAGTCAATGCGCCGTTCAGTGCGAACTTCATGTTGCTGGTGCCGGAGGCTTCCGTCCCCGCCAGCGAAATCTGCTCGGACAGATCCGCCGCCGGAATGATCAGTTGCGCCAGGCTCACGCTGTAGTTGGGAATAAACACGATCTTCAGCTTATCGCCAATCTGCGGATCGTTATTGATGACCTTCGCAACGTCATTAATCAGGTGAATGATGTGCTTCGCCATGTAATAGGCCGACGCAGCCTTACCAGCAAAAATATTCACCCGCGGCACCCACTGCGCATCAGGATTGGCCTTGATGCGGTTGTAGCGCGTAATCACGTGCAGCACATTCATTAACTGACGCTTGTACTCATGAATGCGCTTGATCTGGACATCAAACAGCGATTTTGGATTCACCACCACATTGAGTTGCTGCGCAATATAGTTTGCCAGCCGCTTTTTGTTTTCCAGTTTCGCCTGACCTACCGCATGATTGACCAGCGGGAAATCGCAGTGCTGTTCGAGTTCATGCAGTTGGCTCAGATCGGTACGCCATGTACGGCCAATATTCTCGTCCAGAACCCCGGAAAGCGGCGGGTTCGCCAGCGCCAGCCAGCGGCGCGGCGTCACACCATTCGTCACGTTGCAAAAACGCGTCGGGAAGATGGTCGCAAAATCCGCAAACAGCGACTGAACCATCAGGTTAGAGTGCAATTCGGAAACACCGTTCACCTTATGGCTCACCACGACCGCCAGCCACGCCATACGCACGCGACGACCGTTGGATTCGTCAATGATCGACGCTCGTCCCAGCAGACCGGTATCGTTCGGATACTGCTCCTGCAACGTTTTCAGGAAGTAGTCGTTAATTTCAAAGATGATCTGCAGGTGGCGCGGCAGGATTTTACCCAGCATATCCACCGGCCAGGTTTCCAGCGCTTCGCTCATCAGCGTGTGGTTGGTATAGGAAAAGACCTGACAACACACTTCAAACGCGTCGTCCCAGGTGAACTGATGCTCATCGATCAGCAACCGCATCAGCTCCGGGATCGACAACACCGGGTGCGTGTCATTCAGGTGAATGGCAATCTTATCCGCGAGGTTGTCGTAGGTTTTGTGCAGCTGATAGTGACGGCTCAGAATATCCTGTATCGTAGAGGAGACCAGGAAATACTCCTGACGCAGACGCAGTTCGCGCCCGGAGTAGGTGGAGTCATCCGGATACAGTACGCGCGACACGTTCTCGGAGTGGTTTTTATCTTCCACTGCGGCGAAGTAATCCCCCTGGTTGAATTTACCGAGGTTGATTTCGCTACTGGCCTGCGCATTCCACAGACGCAACGTGTTGGTGGCGTCTGTATCATAACCGGGGATAATCTGATCGTACGCGACCGCGAGGATCTCTTCGGTTTCAAGCCAGCGCGTTTTCTTGCCTTCCTGCTGAATACGCCCGCCAAAGCGAACTTTGTATCGCGTGTTATGGCGCTTGAATTCCCACGGGTTACCGTATTCCAGCCAGTAATCGGGAGACTCTTTCTGTCGTCCATCAACAATGTTCTGCTTGAACATCCCGTAGTCGTAGCGGATGCCATAGCCGCGTCCCGGCAGCCCTAAGGTTGCCAGCGAATCCAGGAAACAGGCTGCCAGTCGCCCGAGGCCACCGTTACCGAGACCCGGGTCGTTTTCTTCATCGATGAGCTCTTCGAGATCTAACCCCATCGCTTCCAGCGCGCCCTGGACATCGTCATAGATCCCCAGAGACAACAGCGCATTGGAGAGAGTACGCCCAATCAGGAACTCCATCGACAGGTAATAAACCTGACGCGTTTCCTGTGACAGTTGGGCACGGTTAGAACGCAGCCAGCGCTCCACAAGACGATCGCGCACCGCAAACAGCGTCGCGTTCAGCCATTCATGCTTATTGGCAATAACCGGGTCTTTACCAATCGTGAACATCAGCTTGTAAGCAATAGAATGCTTAAGCGCTTCTACGCTCAGCGTCGGCGATGCATAGGTAAATGGAGCATTCATAATGATGATTCCTGAATATCTATTTCAAGCGATAGTAAAGCTCGCGGTATGACTTCGCCGCGACTTGCCAGCTAAAATCCATCGCCATCGCTTGCCGTTGCACAAACCGCCAGAGCGAAGGTCGAGACCACAGCACGAAAGCGCGGCGGATGGCCCGCAGCAGTGACCAGGCGTTGCTGTCCTCAAACACAAACCCGCTGGCGATGCCATCGGCAAGGTTTTCCAGCGAACTGTCGGACACGGTGTCAGCCAGTCCGCCGGTACGCCGTACCAACGGTAGCGTGCCGTACTTCAGTCCGTAGAGTTGCGTTAAGCCGCACGGCTCAAAGCGGCTCGGCACCAGAATAACGTCCGCGCCCCCCATAATGCGGTGCGAAAACGCTTCGTGATAGCCAATCTGCACGCCTACCTGGCCGGGATATTCCGCGGCGGCAGCAAGGAAACCTTCCTGCAACACCGGATCGCCCGCCCCCAGCAGCGCCAGTTGTCCGCCCTGCTCTAACAGGCCCGGCAGCGCCTCCAGCACCAGATCCAGCCCCTTCTGGCTGGTCAGGCGGCTGACGACGGCAAACAGCGGAACCTTCTCATTCACCTTCAATCCCATCGCTATCTGCAGCTGGCGTTTGTTTTCCGCCTTATCTTCCAGTGAATCACGCGTATAGCGCGACGCCAGCAAGAGATCCGTCTCCGGACTCCAGATTTTCTCATCTACCCCGTTCAGTACGCCGGAAAGACGTCCTTCACGATGGCGCTGTTGCAGCAGTCCTTCCATACCGTAGGCAAACTGCGGCTCGGTGATCTCGCGCGCGTAGGTCGGGCTGACTGCCGTAATATGGTCGGCGTAGTACAGACCAGCCTTCAGGAACGAAATCTGACCGTTAAACTCCAGACCATGCATGTTAAAGAACGACCATGGCAGTTGGATGTCATTCATATGCTGCGCATAAAACATGCCCTGATACGCCAGGTTGTGTACGGTAAATACCGATTTCGCCGGACGTCCACGCGCGGCCAGATACGCAGGCGCCAGGCCCGCATGCCAGTCGTGCGCATGCACCACATCCGGGCGCCAGAATGGATCAAGCCCGCAGGCCATTTCACATCCGACCCATCCCAACAGCGCAAAACGCAGCACGTTATCGGTGTAGGCAAACAGGTTCGTATCGTGATACGGACTCCCCGGACGATCGTAGAGATGCGGGGCATCAATCAGGTAAATGCCCACGCCGTTGTAATGACCAAACAGCAGGCTAATCCTGCCCGCGAAGGTGTCGCGGCGGCTGACCACTTGCGCATCCGTGATACCTCGACGAATGTCGGGAAACGCGGGCAGCAGAACACGGGCATCTACACCATCCGCGATTTGTGCTGCCGGCAACGCGCCAATCACATCTGCCAGACCACCTGTTTTCAACAGGGGAAACATCTCCGAACATACATGTAAAACCTGCATTCTCACTCCTGTTTGACCTGCAGTTTGCGCAGCATTTCGCGCGTCACCAGCACAATGCCTTCCTCAGAACGGTAGAAGCGACGGGCATCGTCTTCCGCATTTTCACCAATCACCATGCCTTCAGGGATAATACAGGCGCGATCGATAATGCAGCGACGCAGGCGACATGAGCGTCCTACCCAGACTTCAGGTAACAACACTGCCGAATCAATATTACAGAATGAATTCACCCGCACGCGCGGGAACAGAACGGACTGCACCACCACTGAACCGGAAATAATACAGCCGCCAGACACCAGCGAGTTCAGCGTCATACCGTGGCTACCCGAGCGGTCCTGCACGAATTTCGCCGGCGGTAGCGGTTCCATGTGGGTGCGAATCGGCCAGTTCTGATCGTACATATCCAGTTCCGGGGTCACGGATGCCAGATCGAGGTTCGCTTTCCAGTACGCTTCCAGCGTTCCGACGTCACGCCAGTACGGCTCGGACTCAGGATCCGACTGGACGCAGGACAACGGGAAAGGATGTGCATAAGCCATGCCAGCTTTGGTGACGGTCGGAATGATATCTTTGCCAAAGTCATGGCTGGAGCCATCGTCGCCGTCATCCTTTTCCAGCAACTCATAGAGGTAATCGGCATCAAAAATGTAGATCCCCATGCTGGCGAGAGATTTCGTGGCATCGCCTGGCATCGCAGGTGGGTTGGCCGGTTTTTCCACAAATTCAATGATCTTCTCGTTTTCATCGACCGCCATTACGCCGAACGCGCTGGCCTCTTCGATCGGCACCGGCATACAGGCCACGGTGCAGCGCGCACCTTTCTCTACGTGGTCGATCAGCATGCGTGAATAGTCTTGCTTATAGATATGGTCACCCGCCAGGATCACCACATATTCCGCCTTATAGCGGCGGATGATATCCAGGTTCTGCGTCACCGCATCTGCCGTGCCGCGATACCAGTTTTCGCCCTGCATTCTTTGCTGGGCTGGCAGCAAATCGACAAATTCATTCATCTCCTCGCTGAAGAATGACCAACCACGCTGAATATGCTGTACCAGAGTGTGAGACTGATATTGCGTGATAACGCCAATACGGCGGATTCCGGAGTTAATACAGTTGGATAACGCAAAATCGATAATACGAAACTTACCACCAAAGTGAACGGCCGGTTTTGCACGCTTGTTGGTTAAATCTTTCAGACGGGTGCCTCGTCCTCCTGCCAGAATCAGGGCAACAGATTTCAACGGCAACTGGCGCGCCAACATTAAACGGTCATTCTTCTCTAAACTCACCATGACTAACTCCTTTTTGATCATCTCTGGAACACACACAGTCCGTGCGCAGGTCCCGGCCAGACAGCCGTAATTACCGGATTATCCACTCCGGCAAACGGGGGAACAGCGCGCCATTCCCCTTCAGGTAAAACAATTTCAGCGACATCAGGCGCGGCATTGATGGCAATAAGAAAACGGTCCGATAGCACGATTTGCATCTGCATTGGCCCGTTTTGCCACTCATCCGCACTCAATGGTTGTGCGTGGCGGTTAAGCCAGCGCACGTTGCCATCTCCCTCTTCCCACCAATGGTCTCCCACCAGCGCCGGGATTTGCTGGCGCAGTTTTATCAATGCAGCGGTAAAATCGATTAATCCCCCGCTCGCCTGCGACCAGTCCAGCCAGGTCAACGCATTGTCCTGGCAGTAGGCATTGTTGTTGCCATGCTGACTGTGTCCATGTTCATCACCAGCCAGCAACATTGGCGTTCCCTGAGAAAGTAAAAGCGTCGTCAGCAACGCATGAATGCTGTCGCGTCGACGTTCGACGACCTCCAGAGTGCCGCCTAATCCTTCTTTACCATGATTATTGCTATGGTTATTGTCGGTCCCGTCCCGATTTTCCTCTCCGTTTGCCTCATTGTGTTTCTGATTGAAACAAACGCAGTCTCTGAGCGTAAAACCGTCATGCGCGGTGACCAGATTGACGGAAGCAGAGGGTTTGCGTCCATCTCGCTTAAACACGTCGCTGGAGGCCGCAAAGCGCCCGGCAAACTCACCGAGCGACAGATTGCGCTGTAGCCAGAAGCGGCGTGATGCATCGCGAAAATGATCGTTCCACTCAGCGAACGGCGCGGGGAAATTCCCCACCTGATACCCGCCAGCCCCGATATCCCACGGTTCAGCGATAAGCTTAACGGCGGACAACACCGGGCACCGTTTGATAGCGGTAAACAACGGCGCATCCTGGCGAAACGCCGGCGTACGCCCCATCACCGATGCCAGATCAAAACGAAAGCCATCAACGTGGCAGGTTTCGACCCAGTAACGCAGGCATTCGAGGGCATACTCCACCACGCCAGGATGGCTGAGATTGAGCGTGTTACCGCAACCGGTCCAGTTGTGATAATCGCCATCCTCTCTGATCCAATAATAGCTACGGTTGTCGATTCCGCGCAGGGAGATGAGCGGTCCGTCCAAATCCAGCTCAGCACTGTGATTGAGCACAATGTCGAGGATGACCTCAATACCCGCGTTGTGCAGCGCCTTAACGGCATCGCGAAACTCATCCAGCGCCGTCTCTGGCGAGCAGGCATAGGCTGGATGCAGCGCAAACAGCGCGACGGGGTTGTAGCCCCAGTAGTTCGACAACCCCAACCGTTGTAAACGCGGTTCACTGGCGAAATGCGCCACGGGCAGCAGTTCCAGCGCAGTAATACCCAAATGCTTCAGATAGTTGATCATCACCGGATGACCGAGCGCTTTATACGTGCCGCGAATCTCCGGCGGGATCTGCGGATGCAGACAGGTTAATCCTTTGACGTGCGCTTCATAGACCACGGTGTTGCCCCACGGCGTGCGCGGCGGGGCATCGTCTTCCCAGTCATAGCGATCGGCTGTCACCACGCACTTCGGCGCAATGGCGGCGTTATCGCGATGATCCGGCTGGTCATCACCCGCATGCATCAGCGGGTCATCTTTCAGGTCGCCCTCTACGCGACGCGCACAGGGATCAATCAGCAACTTAGCCGGGTTAAACCAGTGACCCTGCGCAGGCTGCCACGGCCCATGCACGCGGTAGCCATAGCGCAGACCAGGGCGGGCATCGGCCAGATAGCCGTGCCAGACATCCCCGGTGCGCGCTGGCAGGTCGTAGCGCTGCTCATTGCCCGACGCGTCAAACACACACAGCTCAACGCGCTCAGCATGCGCGGAAAAGAGCGTGAAATTCACGCCGTGTCCGTCATACGTTGCGCCATGCGGTGTGGCGTTGCCGGCAACCAGTTGCGTCATTCCGCCTCCCGCACCAGCCAAATTGTCGACAGCGGCGGCAGGGTCAGGTTCAGCGATTGCGGACGTCCGTGACTGGAAATCTCATCGGTATGTACCGCCCCGCCATTCCCGGCATTGCTGCCGTGGTAGTGCATCGAATCGGTATTGAGAATTTCGCGCCATTTGCCCGGCTGATTGACGCCAAAGCGGTAACCGTGACGCGGCACCGGCGTGAAGTTACTGACGACGATAATTTCATTCCCGACCTTATCGCGGCGGACAAACGCCAGTACCGAACGCGCATTGTCATCCACCACCAGCCATTCGAAGCCGTAGGAATCAAAGTCGAGTTCATGCAACGCTTTGTGGTGACGATAGGTCTGGTTGAGGTCGCGCACCAGGCGCTGCACACCGTGGTGCCAGTTGTCGCCGCCCTCAAGCAGGTGCCAGTCGAGGCTGGCGTCATGGTTCCACTCGCGTCCCTGAGCAAATTCGTTGCCCATAAACAGCAGTTTCTTACCCGGGAAGGCCCACATCCAACCGTAATAGGCACGCAGGTTGGCAAATTTTTGCCACGCGTCGCCCGGCATACGGTCAAGGATCGATTTCTTACCGTGTACCACTTCGTCATGCGACAGCGGCAGAACAAAGTTTTCGGTGTAGTTGTAGAGCATGCCGAACGTCAGCTTATCCTGGTGATACTGACGATGAATCGGATCCAGCTTCATGTAATCAAGAGTGTCGTGCATCCAGCCAAGGTTCCACTTGTACCAGAAACCCAGCCCGCCCATATCCTGAGGACGAGAAACGCCAGCGAAATCCGTCGACTCTTCCGCCATGCTCACCGCGCCCGGCACTTGCTCACCGAGAATACGGTTGGTGTTGCGTAAAAATTCAATCGCTTCCAGGTTTTCGCGACCGCCAAATTCGTTCGGGATCCACTCGCCCTCTTTGCGACTGTAATCGCGATAGATCATCGATGCCACGGCATCCACGCGCAGGGCATCAATACCAAAGCGCTCAATCCAGTACAGGGCGTTACCCACCAGATAGTTACTGACCTCACGACGACCGTAGTTGTAGATAAGCGTATTCCAGTCCTGGTGATATCCTTCGCGCGGGTCGCTATGTTCGTACAGTTTGGTGCCATCAAATTCGGCCAGAGCAAAGTCATCTGACGGGAAGTGGCCCGGCACCCAGTCCAGGATCACGTTCAGACCCGCCTGATGCGCGGCGTCCACGAAATAACGGAAATCATCGCGCGTGCCGAAACGACGCGTTGGCGCATAAAGACCGGTAGGCTGGTAGCCCCAACTGCCGTCAAACGGGTGCTCGTTCACCGGCATCAGTTCGATGTGGGTGAACCCCATCCATTTCACGTACGGGATGAGCTGATCGGCGAGTTCGCGGTAGCTCAGCCAGAAATTGTTGTCGGTATGACGACGCCACGAGCCCAGATGCACTTCATAGATGGAGATTGGCGCGTCGAACTGGTTGGCTTTTTTGCGCGCCTCGGTTTGCTCCACTTTTTCAGGCAGACCGCAAATGAGCGAAGCCGTTTCCGGACGCATCTGCGCTTCAAAGGCGTAAGGGTCGGCTTTAACCCGCAGGTTGCCGTTGGCGTCGATCATCTCATATTTGTAGAGCTGACCATGCTGCGCGCCGGGGATGAACAGTTCCCAGATACCGCTTTCTTTGCGCAGACGCATCGGGTGACGGCGACCATCCCAGAAGTTAAATTGTCCAACCACGGAAACGCGACGCGCGTTTGGCGCCCAAACGGAGAAACGGGTGCCCGTGACGCCATCCATCGTGTCCGCGTGCGCCCCCAGGGTTTCATACGGACGCAAATGGGTGCCTTCAGACAGCAGCCAGGCATCCATATCCTGAATCAGGGGACCAAAACGGTAGGGA from Citrobacter amalonaticus Y19 includes:
- the glgP gene encoding glycogen phosphorylase; the encoded protein is MNAPFTYASPTLSVEALKHSIAYKLMFTIGKDPVIANKHEWLNATLFAVRDRLVERWLRSNRAQLSQETRQVYYLSMEFLIGRTLSNALLSLGIYDDVQGALEAMGLDLEELIDEENDPGLGNGGLGRLAACFLDSLATLGLPGRGYGIRYDYGMFKQNIVDGRQKESPDYWLEYGNPWEFKRHNTRYKVRFGGRIQQEGKKTRWLETEEILAVAYDQIIPGYDTDATNTLRLWNAQASSEINLGKFNQGDYFAAVEDKNHSENVSRVLYPDDSTYSGRELRLRQEYFLVSSTIQDILSRHYQLHKTYDNLADKIAIHLNDTHPVLSIPELMRLLIDEHQFTWDDAFEVCCQVFSYTNHTLMSEALETWPVDMLGKILPRHLQIIFEINDYFLKTLQEQYPNDTGLLGRASIIDESNGRRVRMAWLAVVVSHKVNGVSELHSNLMVQSLFADFATIFPTRFCNVTNGVTPRRWLALANPPLSGVLDENIGRTWRTDLSQLHELEQHCDFPLVNHAVGQAKLENKKRLANYIAQQLNVVVNPKSLFDVQIKRIHEYKRQLMNVLHVITRYNRIKANPDAQWVPRVNIFAGKAASAYYMAKHIIHLINDVAKVINNDPQIGDKLKIVFIPNYSVSLAQLIIPAADLSEQISLAGTEASGTSNMKFALNGALTIGTLDGANVEMLEHVGEENIFIFGNTAEEVEELRRQGYKPREYYEKDEELHQVLTQIGSGMFSPDEPGRYRDLVDSLINFGDHYQVLADYRSYVDCQDKVDELYGRPEEWTAKAMLNIANMGYFSSDRTIQEYAKHIWHIDPVRL
- the glgA gene encoding glycogen synthase GlgA; translated protein: MQVLHVCSEMFPLLKTGGLADVIGALPAAQIADGVDARVLLPAFPDIRRGITDAQVVSRRDTFAGRISLLFGHYNGVGIYLIDAPHLYDRPGSPYHDTNLFAYTDNVLRFALLGWVGCEMACGLDPFWRPDVVHAHDWHAGLAPAYLAARGRPAKSVFTVHNLAYQGMFYAQHMNDIQLPWSFFNMHGLEFNGQISFLKAGLYYADHITAVSPTYAREITEPQFAYGMEGLLQQRHREGRLSGVLNGVDEKIWSPETDLLLASRYTRDSLEDKAENKRQLQIAMGLKVNEKVPLFAVVSRLTSQKGLDLVLEALPGLLEQGGQLALLGAGDPVLQEGFLAAAAEYPGQVGVQIGYHEAFSHRIMGGADVILVPSRFEPCGLTQLYGLKYGTLPLVRRTGGLADTVSDSSLENLADGIASGFVFEDSNAWSLLRAIRRAFVLWSRPSLWRFVQRQAMAMDFSWQVAAKSYRELYYRLK
- the glgC gene encoding glucose-1-phosphate adenylyltransferase, whose amino-acid sequence is MVSLEKNDRLMLARQLPLKSVALILAGGRGTRLKDLTNKRAKPAVHFGGKFRIIDFALSNCINSGIRRIGVITQYQSHTLVQHIQRGWSFFSEEMNEFVDLLPAQQRMQGENWYRGTADAVTQNLDIIRRYKAEYVVILAGDHIYKQDYSRMLIDHVEKGARCTVACMPVPIEEASAFGVMAVDENEKIIEFVEKPANPPAMPGDATKSLASMGIYIFDADYLYELLEKDDGDDGSSHDFGKDIIPTVTKAGMAYAHPFPLSCVQSDPESEPYWRDVGTLEAYWKANLDLASVTPELDMYDQNWPIRTHMEPLPPAKFVQDRSGSHGMTLNSLVSGGCIISGSVVVQSVLFPRVRVNSFCNIDSAVLLPEVWVGRSCRLRRCIIDRACIIPEGMVIGENAEDDARRFYRSEEGIVLVTREMLRKLQVKQE